DNA from Chloroherpetonaceae bacterium:
CAGAGGCGAGCAGATTACAGAAACGGCTAAGCGTAAACTTGATTCATACCTTCGAGCAAAAGCCGAACGCGAAGTTTACACCGGTGATATAAAGATTTATATCGGGAAGATTTTGATTATTGTAATGATGACAGCCCTTTTTGTTGTTTATGTGTATCTGTCACGACCAACGATTTTTTACGACAATCTCCTTTGGATGCTTTTGATGAGCGTTGCCCTTTCGGAGCTAATCCTAACTTGGTATCTCTTGCGATTTGATAATCTTTCGCCTTATCTCGTCCCGATATCCTTGGCTTCTATCATTTTTGCGGTCATATTTGATTCAAGAACTGCCTTTTTGGCAACCGTCACAATCGCAATGCTTGCCGCAACCATTCGAGGGAATGATTTCCCATTTGCGTTAGCGAGTATTTTTGCAGGTACAATGGCCGTGTTTGTTGCAAGCAATATCAGTCAACGCAGACAGCTTGTACTTGCAGCAATTTATGTTTTCGTTGCTTATTCAATTTCAATATTGGCTTTCAATTTCGCACGGTTAGCCTCTCAAGAAGAAATTTTAAATGACCTCAAGTTTGCTGCCATAAGCTCACTCGCGAGCTTTTTGGTTTACCCAATTCTTTTAGTGATAGAAAAAATTTTTGGGGTTACTACCGATTTGACCCTAATCGAGCTTGCGAATGTAAATCACCCGTTACTTCGAGAAATGTCTTCGAAGGCACCCGGCACTTTTAATCATACGATGCAGGTGAGTCATCTCTCTGAAGAAGCCGCTATGGCCATTGGAGCGAATCCGCTTTTATGCAGAGCGGGAGCCTATTTTCATGACATTGGCAAAGTGAAAGAATCAGATTTTTTTGCTGAGAATCAGCGTGGGGAAAATCCTCATGAGCAGATTCATGTTGTGACAAGCGGAAGAATTATTGGTGAACATGTCAAAGAGGGAATTGAGGTTGGAAAGCGTTACAAACTTCCTGAAAAAGTTCTTGACTTTATTCCGCAGCATCACGGGACAACAGTAATCCACTTTTTTTATGAAAAGGCGAAACGCCAGCTACCGCCAGATCAAGTAAACATCAATGATTTTAAGTATCCGGGTCCGAAACCGCAGTCAAGAGAAACAGCGATTGTCATGCTCGCAGATGCCGTTGAAGCTTCCGTTCGTTCTTTATCGACAGTAAATGAACAGTCAATCTCTCAAATTATTGATTCGATTGTCAAAAAGCGGCTGGATGAGGAGCAGTTTTCAGAATGTAACCTAACTTTTGCAGAACTTTCTTCCATTAAGAAGAGCTTCATTAAAACCATTTTGGCATCTTCACATCGAAGAGTGAAATATCCCGGTCAGAACATATAGCAAATTTAATAGTCCTTTTTTTGTAAAATTTTTTTTATAGATTAGAGGGTTAAAGTGTCCGCTTCTGCGGAATGAAAGTGAAAATATGTTAACAAAAGGTAATTCATAAAAGATGATCTCAATTATCACGATTCTAGTCGTCAGTTACTTGATTGGCTCAATTCCAACAAGTATCATTGTCAGTCGGTTTACGAAGGGGATTGATATTCGTCAACACGGAAGTGGCAATGCGGGTGGAACAAATGCTTTTAGGGTTTTAGGGTGGAAAGCCGGGCTATTTGTTACGCTTTTTGATATGCTTAAAGGCGTGGCGGTAGTGCTTTGGGTGGTGGCATATTTTGAGTATAACGGATTCGACCAACTTCCGGCGATTAACATTATTGTTCTAAAACTTCTTGCCGGTTGTGCGGCAGTGGTTGGGCATATTTATACAGTTTTTGCCGACTTTAAGGGTGGTAAAGGAGTGAGCACTGCGGCGGGCATGATGATTGGAATCGCGCCGGTTTCGATGCTTTTAGTAATCGGTGTTTTCTTTGTAACAATGCTTTCTTCAAGATATGTTTCTTTGGCTTCTATGCTTGCAGCATTAAGTTTTCCGGTTATCATCGCTATTCGAAAGTTTTTCTTTGGGCTTGGTAACGGGTTGGATTATTATGTCACCTTTTTTGGTGATCATCACCGGATTCATGATAGCCTTGACATTTCATTAATGATTTTTGGTGCGGCAGTTGCGATTGCAATTATTTATACTCATCGCGCAAACATCAGTCGATTGCGTTTAGGAACCGAGAATCAGGTCAAACTTTTTTCGAACAAAAAGTAATCCCGAGTGATTAAATTTTTTTAAGACGGCAATTGCCGTCTTTTTTTTTCTTTACATTGATTCTATAAACGAATAGGACTTCTAAACTCTTTTGAAATTGTTCTCTAATTAATCAATCACTTATGAAAATTTTATCAATTTTTTTACTTGTTTTTCTCTCAGCCTCAAGTGTTTATGATATTCCTGTAAATACGATAGAAGGTAAAACCTCGAAGCTTTCAGAGTATAAGGGCAAGGTTATTCTTGTTGTAAATGTTGCCTCAGAATGCGGCTACACCCCTCAATATGCCGAGCTTCAATCGCTGTATGAGGCATACGGTGAAAAAGGGTTGGTCGTTGTGGGGTTTCCTTGTAACGATTTTGGTGGTCAGGAACCGGGCGGTTCTGAGGAGATAAAAAAGTTTTGTTCCACCAATTACAAAGTTACTTTTCCAATGTATGAAAAACTTTCAATGCAGCATCCGCTTTATCAGTATTTAACTGAAAATGCGCCGGAAAAGGGGGCTGTAAAGTGGAACTTTGAAAAATTTCTGATTGGAAAGGATGGAAAAGTTCTCGCGCGTTTCCGAAGCAGAGTAAAGCCGATGAGTGAAGAAATGAAAAAATCAGTTGAAGCAGCTTTAGCGGCAAAGTAAAGAAAAGCGGGGTTAACCCGCTTTTTTATTTAACGATTAGATTTTCTACCAGCGATTTACAAAACGCCTCGATCTCGCTCTTTTTAGCGATTGCGCGTTCATCACCTTCTTTTGCTTTTATGAAAATATGATGAATATCATCAATCCCGTTGGCTTTTGCAGCAAGGTGAAGCAATCCAAGTTCGTGTTGATTTTTGAGCGACTCAGTAATGAGTTCGGTCATCGTTTCAGCATTTGGATTTTCGCCAAATGTGTGTAAATCAGCACAAATTAATCGGGCTTCCATTTGTTTCAGATAAGCCATCACATCAGAGATGTAACGATTGTAATCGGATTCTTTGAGAAGCGGATTAATGTCAAGCTCAATGCCAAGTAAAGAAACCTTGATTGATATTGCACGACGGAGTTCCTCACTATCTCTACCAATTCGATAATCATCAATCAAATCTTTTAACGCTTGAAATTCTTTATAAAGACCTGCTCTTGCATAAGGTGGAATTGCATGTGAAATTATAGTTGAATAACCTCGCCTTTTCGCAATGTTCGCCTCTGAGGGGTTATTCATCGGATAAATGTAGAACTGAGGCATTGCCCCAAGCAAGCTATCTGACCAACAGTTATCAGAAAGCCCTAATTGAAGCCCGGGCATCCATTCTGAAGTTCCGTGCATGCCAAAATGAATAACGGCATCTGCCTTAAAGTGGCGATCGAGCCATTTATAAAACATGATATACTGATGATGAGGCGTGTTTTCTTTATCAAAAAGCAATCGCATCGGATCGCCTTGAATAAAGAGTTGAGGTTCAGGGCCGATATAAAGATTGCCAAAAACAAAACCACCTAGTATGAATTGATCCTTTCCATATAGTGAAAGATCTCCGGGAGTTGCTCCCCAACGCGCTTCAATTCTAGATTCATCCTTTTCAGAAATCCATTCACGATAATTTTTCAGTGAGGCAAGAATTGGTGATTCCTCTGCTTTTAACTGTTGCGCGATTCGATCGCTTTGCAGCGAAGCGTTCAAGTCTTCAAGAAAGGATTCTGGGTTTTGTTCATATCGCTCAAGAAAATCGCCTGTATCATATCCTTCTCTTTGAAGTGATTTGACAATATTCAAGAGGCTATTAGGAACTTGCAATAGTGCTGCGGTGCCGATTTTACCTTGATTTGGCGGGTAGTTATAGAGAACAATGCCAATTTTTTTCTCATGATTTGATTTCTTTTTGAGAGAAATAAATTTTGAAAGTTGAGCAATCAGGCGGTTCAACCTTGTTTTTCGGATGGTAATCTTTTCATTTTCTAAAGCTCCTAATACCACCGGAGAGACAGCACCATCCATTTCGGGTAACGAGAACATAATCATTGATTGAATCGGGTTCACCCCGTGCTTTTCCCAGCTTTCTTCAGATTGAACAAATAATGGTTGAGCAACAATGTAAGGGGAATTGATTTCGCTGAGGATTTCTTGAGCGGAGGGATTGGCTAATCCTGCTTTGGTTGACCCTGCTGGTCCTCCCACCAAAGGAAATCCAAATAGATTTACGATTGAATCAACCTTTAATTCGCGAAACCAAGTTCGTGCAACAATGTGAAGTTCAATACCAAGTGCATAACAAGCGAAAACACGAAAACCCGCTGCTTCAAACCCTTTGATAACTTCATTTGGATAGGTTTGTCCGGTAAGAATATGCTTACGAGAAAAAAGAAGCCCAACTTTTGGTTTTTTTTCATCCAAACGACCCGATTTCTTTTCCCACTTCGTGTAAGATTTGATATCGTGGAAAAAGGATTTTTCAGAAGCATAATGCTCGGGATGATAAAGGCCATAGGATTGAAATTCTTTTGGAGAATCATACTTAATTTTTTTTCCGAAGAGTTGATTGGCGGTATAAAGCAACATATTGATAATGTTTTCTTCGCCGTTATTTGTCCAATAGGTGCCAACCGTCATCCAAACCCGTGCAT
Protein-coding regions in this window:
- a CDS encoding HDIG domain-containing protein; translated protein: MNISGYEINRQFIRENKYIRIGLFALFLIIVATLFPRNKISSLSYEIGSGWLQDDIISPFTFSISKSESIIESERKIARSRVLPVFRKSKESFSMVSFNQLIDSLQQWSQTTTNLDGFSQKSKPLGIELNDREYQLIHSREIKKANSSKRSLVQKETQTIVQKGLLEEFRATLPAQLIAVLSDGVLDVPRKELETEEIAFRADNNREEKVYRLSSLRDSLEAYNALKSLLATRYAKRGDDTDTLLLALKIISPFLTPTLRFDSKQTMTERLRAEQSVPIAEGFVREGEKIIIRGEQITETAKRKLDSYLRAKAEREVYTGDIKIYIGKILIIVMMTALFVVYVYLSRPTIFYDNLLWMLLMSVALSELILTWYLLRFDNLSPYLVPISLASIIFAVIFDSRTAFLATVTIAMLAATIRGNDFPFALASIFAGTMAVFVASNISQRRQLVLAAIYVFVAYSISILAFNFARLASQEEILNDLKFAAISSLASFLVYPILLVIEKIFGVTTDLTLIELANVNHPLLREMSSKAPGTFNHTMQVSHLSEEAAMAIGANPLLCRAGAYFHDIGKVKESDFFAENQRGENPHEQIHVVTSGRIIGEHVKEGIEVGKRYKLPEKVLDFIPQHHGTTVIHFFYEKAKRQLPPDQVNINDFKYPGPKPQSRETAIVMLADAVEASVRSLSTVNEQSISQIIDSIVKKRLDEEQFSECNLTFAELSSIKKSFIKTILASSHRRVKYPGQNI
- the plsY gene encoding glycerol-3-phosphate 1-O-acyltransferase PlsY, producing the protein MISIITILVVSYLIGSIPTSIIVSRFTKGIDIRQHGSGNAGGTNAFRVLGWKAGLFVTLFDMLKGVAVVLWVVAYFEYNGFDQLPAINIIVLKLLAGCAAVVGHIYTVFADFKGGKGVSTAAGMMIGIAPVSMLLVIGVFFVTMLSSRYVSLASMLAALSFPVIIAIRKFFFGLGNGLDYYVTFFGDHHRIHDSLDISLMIFGAAVAIAIIYTHRANISRLRLGTENQVKLFSNKK
- a CDS encoding glutathione peroxidase, yielding MKILSIFLLVFLSASSVYDIPVNTIEGKTSKLSEYKGKVILVVNVASECGYTPQYAELQSLYEAYGEKGLVVVGFPCNDFGGQEPGGSEEIKKFCSTNYKVTFPMYEKLSMQHPLYQYLTENAPEKGAVKWNFEKFLIGKDGKVLARFRSRVKPMSEEMKKSVEAALAAK
- a CDS encoding cobaltochelatase subunit CobN — its product is MSLLSQSNRKRLFTIVLGMERYNTDLFLSIKKQFETLCPEFTLNVFHDTELIENRARFEQVISESDLVFSALMVIDESAEILVDSIKKYSPPIVFGFESLPSVMKQNKVGSYSFSEKSEIPKPVKRIAQLIGGGKEEDALYGFVQLQKMTNRIMKFMPESFGGEKFHDARVWMTVGTYWTNNGEENIINMLLYTANQLFGKKIKYDSPKEFQSYGLYHPEHYASEKSFFHDIKSYTKWEKKSGRLDEKKPKVGLLFSRKHILTGQTYPNEVIKGFEAAGFRVFACYALGIELHIVARTWFRELKVDSIVNLFGFPLVGGPAGSTKAGLANPSAQEILSEINSPYIVAQPLFVQSEESWEKHGVNPIQSMIMFSLPEMDGAVSPVVLGALENEKITIRKTRLNRLIAQLSKFISLKKKSNHEKKIGIVLYNYPPNQGKIGTAALLQVPNSLLNIVKSLQREGYDTGDFLERYEQNPESFLEDLNASLQSDRIAQQLKAEESPILASLKNYREWISEKDESRIEARWGATPGDLSLYGKDQFILGGFVFGNLYIGPEPQLFIQGDPMRLLFDKENTPHHQYIMFYKWLDRHFKADAVIHFGMHGTSEWMPGLQLGLSDNCWSDSLLGAMPQFYIYPMNNPSEANIAKRRGYSTIISHAIPPYARAGLYKEFQALKDLIDDYRIGRDSEELRRAISIKVSLLGIELDINPLLKESDYNRYISDVMAYLKQMEARLICADLHTFGENPNAETMTELITESLKNQHELGLLHLAAKANGIDDIHHIFIKAKEGDERAIAKKSEIEAFCKSLVENLIVK